A part of Sebastes umbrosus isolate fSebUmb1 chromosome 21, fSebUmb1.pri, whole genome shotgun sequence genomic DNA contains:
- the phex gene encoding phosphate-regulating neutral endopeptidase PHEX — translation MELERLGGGGVKPERGNSRLYRIALAMCVCVCAALLLALILVSQKSSQEEFCVTPECIEAAGSVLSKMDRSVNPCEDFYSFSCGGWFKDNPIPEDSSSYGIYPWLRQHVDIRLKELLQAPSGPDELEAVTKAKILYRSCMNETILEQLDTKPMLKTLKKLEFRWPVVGDGLGGDYQWSVEQWSLRKTLAEMRNQQSKSVLIRLYVSPDDKNSSQYVIKLDQASLSLPSREDYTTNTSSARVYRAALLSLMVDTAVMLGAPEKAALTQMEEALAFETKLAHILIPYENRTSENMYNRMSLSRLQRTIPQFDWMGYVKAVVESKVEPVRSISSSEPVIVRAQQYFKELVKLINATDPKTVANYVQWRTVFSRITTLSRRFLYRYLDYARVTTGTTSLTPRWDKCVNYVENSLVYATGRLFVNTHFQEDKKHMMEELIGGVRWAFIDMLEKENDWMDQTTKTRAVEKAHAVLAKVGYPEFILNDTYLNEDLKQLRFSEKDYYGNVMQTLRFISQLDIAWLRKSVPRTEWFTNPTTVNAFYSSSTNQIRFPAGELQKPFFWGREYPRSLSYGAIGVIVGHELTHGFDNNGRKYDKNGNLHHWWTNSSETAFSEKTQCMIEQYNGYHWEEAGLNVRGKRTLAENIADNGGLRESFRAYRRWVDESRGGVEEPLLPGVGLNNNQLFFLSYAHVRCNKYRPEAARDQVQSGAHSPPKYRVIGAMSNYEEFRKAFSCPESSAMNRGAQSCRVW, via the exons ATGGAACTGGAGCGTTTAGGAGGCGGTGGGGTTAAACCCGAGAGGGGCAACAGTCGTCTCTACAGGATAGCActggccatgtgtgtgtgtgtctgtgctgctctgctgcttgcACTCATACTGG tctcACAGAAATCTAGTCAGGAGGAGTTCTGTGTGACTCCAGAATGCATTGAAGCAG CGGGGTCTGTTCTGAGTAAAATGGATCGGTCCGTTAACCCCTGCGAGGACTTCTATAGTTTCTCCTGTGGCGGTTGGTTTAAGGATAACCCGATCCCTGAAGATTCCTCCTCGTATGGCATCTACCCCTGGCTGCGGCAGCATGTAGACATCCGACTCAAAG AGTTACTACAAGCTCCTTCAGGCCCTGATGAACTGGAGGCTGTCACCAAGGCAAAGATCCTCTACCGCTCCTGTATGAATGAGA CTATACTGGAGCAGTTGGACACCAAACCGATGCTGAAAACTCTTAAAAAGCTTGAGTTTCGGTGGCCTGTGGTGGGGGATGGGCTCGGCGGGGACTACCAGTGGTCAGTGGAGCAGTGGAGCCTCCGGAAGACACTGGCAGAGATGAGGAACCAGCAAAGTAAGAGCGTCCTGATTCGCCTGTACGTCTCCCCAGATGACAAAAACTCCTCGCAATACGTCATCAAG CTCGATCAGGCGTCCTTGTCTCTGCCCTCCAGGGAAGACTACACCACCAACACTTCCTCTGCTCGGGTG TATCGTGCAGCCTTGCTGAGTTTGATGGTAGATACAGCCGTCATGCTGGGCGCTCCAGAGAAAGCAGCACTGACCCAGATGGAAGAGGCTCTCGCCTTCGAGACCAAACTGGCTCAT ATCCTGATTCCCTATGAAAACCGCACCAGTGAAAACATGTACAACAGAATGTCCCTCTCTCGTCTGCAGCGCACCATACCACAG TTTGACTGGATGGGTTATGTTAAAGCTGTGGTGGAGTCGAAAGTTGAGCCGGTTCggtccatctcctcctctgaaCCCGTCATCGTCCGAGCGCAGCAATACTTCAAGGAACTTGTCAAGCTCATTAACGCCACAGATcccaa gactGTAGCTAACTACGTACAATGGAGGACAGTGTTCTCCAGGATCACCACTCTGAGCCGTCGTTTCCTGTACAGATACCTGGACTATGCTCGG GTAACCACGGGAACCACGTCTCTGACCCCGCGCTGGGATAAGTGTGTTAACTACGTGGAGAACTCGCTTGTTTATGCCACCGGGCGCCTCTTTGTCAACACACACTTCCAGGAGGACAAGAAACACATG atGGAGGAGCTGATCGGGGGCGTTCGCTGGGCGTTCATCGACATGCTGGAGAAGGAGAATGactggatggatcaaacaacGAAGACGAGAGCCGTAGAGAAG GCTCATGCAGTCCTGGCTAAAGTTGGATACCCCGAGTTTATTCTGAACGACACCTACCTCAATGAAGATTTAAAGCAG CTAAGGTTCAGTGAGAAGGACTACTACGGGAATGTGATGCAGACGTTGAGGTTCATCTCCCAGTTGGATATCGCCTGGCTCCGAAAGAGCGTCCCACGTACAGA GTGGTTTACAAACCCGACGACTGTGAACGCCTTCTACAGTTCCTCCACAAATCAAATCA GATTTCCTGCTGGAGAGCTTCAAAAACCCTTCTTTTGGGGAAGAGAGTATCCAAG ATCTTTAAGTTACGGTGCCATCGGGGTGATAGTAGGACACGAGTTAACACACGGCTTCGACAATAACG GTCGCAAGTACGACAAAAACGGCAACCTCCACCATTGGTGGACCAACTCGTCTGAAACGGCCTTCAGTGAGAAGACCCAGTGTATGATTGAGCAGTATAATGGCTACCACTGGGAGGAGGCAGGCCTAAAC gtgCGAGGCAAGAGGACTCTGGCGGAAAACATAGCAGACAATGGAGGATTAAGAGAGTCTTTTAGG GCGTACAGGCGGTGGGTAGATGAGAGCAGAGGTGGTGTGGAGGAGCCTCTGCTGCCTGGAGTCGGACTGAACAACAACCAACTGTTCTTCCTGAGTTATGCACAC GTGAGATGTAACAAATACAGACCAGAAGCAGCCAGGGACCAGGTCCAGAGTGGAGCTCACAGTCCACCAAAATACAG AGTTATCGGCGCGATGAGCAACTATGAAGAGTTTCGGAAAGCGTTCAGCTGCCCCGAGTCGTCTGCTATGAACCGAGGTGCACAGTCCTGCCGGGtgtggtga